The Camelus bactrianus isolate YW-2024 breed Bactrian camel chromosome 12, ASM4877302v1, whole genome shotgun sequence genome includes a window with the following:
- the LOC123619500 gene encoding LOW QUALITY PROTEIN: olfactory receptor 5BS1-like (The sequence of the model RefSeq protein was modified relative to this genomic sequence to represent the inferred CDS: deleted 1 base in 1 codon) — translation MNNFSFFTEFIFLGLSAAPHIQALLFVLFLGIYLLTLMGNLVMILVIRWDSHLHIPMYFFLGHLSFLDICFSSVTMPQMLQNFLSQKKSISVWGCITQSFFFLLSGCAEASLLSAMAYDRYAAVCHPLLYTVVMNRPLCTTMVRVAWVIGFLNSLVNNLFIHKLYFCGSNIISHFCCELPSLFPLSCTDPTANEFLLSGSVSAFLGLLTLPLILFSYSRIISAILNIRSSEGQGKAFSTCSSHLTVVLLFYGTALFRYISPASGSALERVVSIQYSVITSLLNPLIYSLKNQEVKAALQRMLRQQTCATG, via the exons ATGAacaacttcagtttcttcactgaGTTCATCTTTCTTGGGCTGTCTGCTGCCCCTCACATCCAGGCTCTGCTCTTTGTGCTGTTCCTGGGGATTTACCTCCTGACACTGATGGGGAATCTGGTGATGATCCTGGTGATCAGATGGGATTCTCACCTCCACATccccatgtatttcttcctcGGACACCTGTCCTTCCTAGATATCTGCTTCTCCTCAGTTACCATGCCCCAAATGCTACAGAACTtcctgtctcagaagaaaagcatCTCAGTGTGGGGCTGCATTACccagagtttcttttttcttctctctgggtGTGCTGAAGCCAGTCTTCTCTCTGCCATGGCTTATGACCGCTATGCTGCTGTCTGTCACCCTCTGCTCTATACCGTTGTCATGAACAGGCCTCTCTGTACTACAATGGTTAGAGTAGCATGGGTGATAGGGTTTCTGAATTCACTAGTAAATAATCTTTTCATCCACAAGTTATATTTCTGTGGGTCCAACATCATCTCCcatttttgctgtgagttaccttCACTATTCCCTCTGTCCTGTACTGATCCCACTGCCAATGAGTTCCTTCTGTCAGGGTCC GTGAGTGCATTTCTGGGACTGCTGACACTTCCCCTGATCCTGTTCTCTTACTCCAGAATCATATCTGCCATTCTGAACATTCGCTCCTCTGAGGGCCAAGGCaaagccttctccacctgctcctcccacctcacTGTTGTGCTCTTGTTCTACGGGACAGCTCTATTCAGGTACATCAGTCCCGCCTCAGGCTCAGCGTTGGAGCGAGTGGTCTCCATTCAGTACAGTGTGATCACATCCTTGCTGAACCCCCTCATCTATAGCCTCAAGAACCAGGAGGTGAAGGCAGCTCTGCAGAGGATGCTGAGGCAACAAACGTGTGCCACAGGGTAA